One Parageobacillus sp. KH3-4 genomic region harbors:
- a CDS encoding aspartate aminotransferase family protein yields MTENNWMHLYHKISDLLAPTMAKDHPNLPVVKEEGCYYYGLDGKKYLDFTSGIAVANTGHRHPKVVQAIKDAADRLMHGPSGVIMYESILRLAEELTHIMPEGLNCFFFANSGTEAIEGAIKLAKHVTKRPYVVSFTGCFHGRSLGALSVTTSKSKYRKYLQPNGLTYQLPYANPKDCPNGEDPDMYFANQLEKDAASLFAHQVTPEEVACMILEPVLGEGGYIVPPKGWLRKIREICDRYGILLIFDEVQTGFGRTGEWFAAQTFGVTPDIMAIAKGIASGLPLSATVASKELMQQWPLGSHGTTFGGNPIACAAALATLEVFKEENLLENCKKVGKYAREKLEVLKAKHPVIGEVRSIGLMIGIEIVHPHTGEPNGEGVMEILNRCLQKGVLFYLCGNKGEVIRMIPPLTVTKEQIDEGLNMLDQALTEYEIEIGAHPMMTKMAGK; encoded by the coding sequence ATGACAGAGAACAACTGGATGCATCTCTATCACAAAATTTCCGATTTACTTGCGCCAACGATGGCCAAAGACCATCCGAACTTGCCGGTGGTAAAGGAAGAAGGATGCTACTACTACGGACTGGATGGAAAAAAATATCTTGATTTTACTTCCGGTATTGCTGTTGCCAATACGGGGCATCGCCATCCGAAAGTCGTACAAGCCATCAAAGATGCCGCGGACCGCCTTATGCATGGGCCAAGCGGAGTAATCATGTATGAATCGATCCTTCGTTTGGCTGAAGAACTAACGCATATTATGCCTGAAGGCCTGAACTGTTTCTTTTTTGCGAACAGCGGAACGGAGGCGATCGAAGGGGCTATTAAGCTGGCAAAACATGTGACGAAAAGGCCGTATGTTGTCTCGTTTACGGGATGTTTTCATGGCCGTTCTTTAGGGGCGCTTAGCGTAACGACGTCCAAAAGCAAATACCGAAAATATTTGCAGCCAAACGGATTGACGTATCAGCTTCCGTATGCCAATCCAAAAGATTGTCCGAATGGGGAAGACCCGGATATGTATTTTGCGAATCAGCTTGAAAAAGACGCGGCTTCTTTGTTTGCTCACCAAGTCACTCCGGAAGAAGTGGCATGCATGATTTTAGAACCAGTGCTTGGGGAAGGAGGGTATATTGTGCCGCCAAAAGGCTGGCTGCGCAAAATAAGAGAGATTTGTGACCGCTATGGAATTTTACTCATTTTCGATGAGGTGCAGACGGGGTTTGGCCGCACTGGTGAATGGTTTGCGGCACAAACATTCGGCGTCACCCCAGACATTATGGCGATCGCCAAAGGAATTGCTTCCGGCCTTCCGCTAAGCGCAACGGTTGCCTCAAAAGAGTTGATGCAGCAATGGCCGCTAGGGAGCCATGGCACGACATTTGGCGGCAATCCCATCGCATGTGCGGCAGCGCTTGCCACATTAGAAGTATTTAAAGAAGAAAATTTACTGGAAAATTGCAAAAAAGTTGGAAAATACGCCCGTGAGAAGCTGGAAGTGTTAAAAGCAAAGCATCCAGTAATTGGAGAAGTGCGTTCGATCGGGCTTATGATCGGTATCGAGATTGTTCATCCGCATACTGGCGAACCGAATGGAGAGGGAGTGATGGAGATTTTGAACCGCTGCCTGCAAAAAGGAGTTCTTTTCTATCTATGTGGGAATAAAGGAGAGGTCATTCGCATGATTCCGCCGTTGACCGTGACGAAAGAGCAGATTGACGAAGGATTAAACATGCTAGATCAGGCACTGACAGAATACGAAATAGAAATTGGCGCACATCCGATGATGACGAAAATGGCTGGAAAATAA